One genomic region from Clostridium saccharobutylicum DSM 13864 encodes:
- a CDS encoding LytTR family transcriptional regulator DNA-binding domain-containing protein, protein MLKIESLYKKQKNNIINDLSINLKKGSSISIECSNEMSDLLVDLVLGKQLQMKGEIYLEDIKNLEYVKNGSTNIGIIPREDAFYERSTVEEYLKFFNSILCSKVDYRDIMIKFELLDIANVKIKKLNYSQRRMVSFARERLKQPKLLIFQEPILNMDREGTKIIAENIEELRSNGTAVLITSVLFKDTLMLGEKAYRLNDEGLLQLDNNIGQLNKDGGKIEEKKPTYEIEKIAAKLDERILLFDPKEIDYIESEQGISNLFIRGDKFPCNLSLTNLEERLKYFGFFRCHRSYLVNLQKVREVITWTRNSYSLSLDDKVKSSIPLAKGRLEELRAILKL, encoded by the coding sequence ATGCTAAAAATTGAAAGTTTATATAAAAAACAAAAAAATAATATAATAAATGATTTAAGTATTAATTTAAAAAAAGGAAGTTCTATAAGTATAGAGTGTAGCAATGAGATGAGTGATTTACTGGTAGATTTAGTATTGGGAAAACAATTGCAAATGAAAGGTGAAATATATTTAGAAGATATAAAGAATTTAGAGTATGTTAAAAATGGCAGTACAAATATTGGAATCATACCAAGGGAAGATGCTTTTTATGAGAGAAGTACTGTAGAAGAATATCTAAAGTTTTTTAACAGTATATTATGTTCGAAGGTAGATTATAGAGATATAATGATAAAGTTTGAATTATTAGATATTGCAAATGTAAAAATAAAAAAATTAAATTATTCTCAAAGAAGAATGGTGAGTTTCGCAAGGGAAAGATTAAAGCAACCGAAACTTCTGATTTTTCAGGAGCCTATTCTTAATATGGATAGAGAAGGCACTAAAATAATAGCAGAAAATATTGAGGAACTACGTTCTAATGGAACAGCAGTATTAATTACCTCAGTGTTGTTTAAAGATACCTTGATGCTTGGAGAAAAAGCTTATAGGTTAAATGATGAAGGTCTACTTCAGTTAGATAATAATATAGGGCAATTGAATAAAGATGGGGGAAAAATTGAAGAGAAAAAACCAACTTATGAGATTGAAAAAATTGCTGCTAAACTAGATGAGAGAATATTATTATTTGATCCTAAAGAGATTGATTATATAGAAAGTGAACAAGGAATTAGTAACTTATTTATTAGAGGTGATAAGTTTCCGTGTAATCTTTCACTTACTAATTTAGAAGAACGATTAAAATATTTTGGATTCTTTAGATGTCATAGATCTTATCTTGTGAATTTGCAAAAAGTGAGAGAAGTTATTACTTGGACAAGAAATAGTTATAGTTTAAGTCTAGATGATAAAGTAAAGAGTTCTATCCCTTTAGCAAAAGGAAGATTGGAAGAATTAAGGGCTATATTAAAATTGTAA
- the motA gene encoding flagellar motor stator protein MotA: protein MDIFLIIGLIGGFVVVITAMLLKGASIAVLLSGEAVMVIIVGSIMAILNSFPKEEVLKIPKIIGVLFSDKNKEDPAEIIAQLVEMSQTTRKNGLLSLESTVQGLENKFMKKGLEMVVDGLEPELIREVLETEIGSMEERHRVGAAIFASAGGTAPTLGVLGAVIGLIGALGNLNDIDKLGESISSAFIATVYGIFTGYVICHPFSSRLKRKSLVEVNNMNIILEGILDIQAGNNPKSIERKLVGMLEPKSRGRFEENNNN, encoded by the coding sequence ATGGACATTTTTTTAATTATTGGTCTAATTGGAGGTTTTGTGGTTGTAATTACGGCAATGCTTCTAAAGGGCGCTAGTATAGCTGTATTATTAAGTGGTGAAGCAGTAATGGTAATTATTGTTGGTAGTATAATGGCTATATTAAATTCTTTTCCAAAGGAGGAAGTTCTTAAGATTCCTAAAATAATAGGTGTTCTTTTTTCTGATAAGAATAAGGAAGATCCAGCTGAAATTATAGCACAGCTTGTAGAAATGTCTCAAACAACTAGAAAAAATGGGTTACTGTCACTTGAAAGTACAGTTCAAGGCTTAGAGAATAAGTTTATGAAAAAAGGGCTAGAAATGGTTGTCGATGGTTTAGAACCTGAACTTATAAGAGAAGTATTAGAAACGGAAATTGGCAGTATGGAAGAGAGACATCGTGTTGGTGCTGCAATATTTGCATCAGCAGGTGGTACAGCTCCAACGCTTGGAGTTTTAGGAGCTGTTATTGGATTAATTGGTGCCCTTGGAAATCTTAATGATATTGACAAGCTTGGAGAAAGTATATCTTCAGCGTTTATTGCTACTGTTTATGGTATTTTTACTGGATATGTAATTTGTCATCCATTCTCATCTAGATTGAAGAGAAAATCACTTGTAGAAGTAAATAATATGAATATTATTCTTGAAGGAATTTTAGATATTCAAGCTGGAAATAATCCAAAGAGTATTGAAAGAAAGTTAGTAGGAATGTTAGAACCAAAATCAAGAGGTAGATTTGAGGAAAACAATAATAACTAA
- a CDS encoding DHA2 family efflux MFS transporter permease subunit, with translation MEENNKGLLSSWLALGVVVIGTFMSILDSSIVNIALPKMMSVFGMPLDDAKWILTCYTLTLGAIIPLTGYLQDIFGAKKIYMFALGMFTLGSLLCGFAWSSGTMIAFRIVQALGGGMIMPVGMSIIYQMFPREKIGLALGFWGIASMAAPAIGPTLGGYIIEKMDWRLIFNVNVPIGIIGVIMAGFLLKGVERKPFKSFDIIGFLSSTIGIVSILYVLGEGSSIDWGKIQNPMLMTLGCLSLVLFVVNELTHPDPLLDLRVLKLFDFSLSLIISSILTLALMGGAYILPLFLQNVRGYTAMQTGLIMLPSALVVGVMMPISGNAFDKIGAKPLVIPGLIILAISSYELANAISMDSSKSHIIFITCMRSVGLGIAMMPISTAGMNAVETKLVGRASALNNTIRQISSSLSITIMSTIMQSRADYNYLKLAEQINVYNKTSNDTISTLTKVFMHSGLSQSDAKVYSVSQLVKMIQGQATLDGMSYAVMVTVVIVFAAIILTLFMRTRK, from the coding sequence ATGGAAGAGAATAATAAGGGATTATTAAGCAGCTGGTTGGCGTTAGGTGTAGTTGTAATAGGAACCTTTATGTCTATATTAGACAGTAGTATAGTTAACATTGCTCTTCCTAAGATGATGTCTGTTTTTGGTATGCCATTAGATGATGCAAAATGGATACTGACATGTTATACATTAACACTTGGCGCAATTATACCATTAACAGGATATCTTCAAGATATTTTTGGAGCTAAGAAAATTTATATGTTTGCATTGGGGATGTTTACATTAGGATCATTGCTATGTGGATTTGCATGGAGTAGTGGAACTATGATAGCATTCCGTATAGTTCAAGCTCTTGGTGGTGGTATGATAATGCCAGTAGGAATGTCCATAATATATCAAATGTTTCCTAGGGAAAAGATAGGACTAGCTCTTGGATTTTGGGGAATAGCATCTATGGCAGCACCAGCTATAGGACCTACATTGGGTGGATATATTATTGAAAAGATGGATTGGAGACTTATTTTTAATGTTAATGTACCTATAGGTATAATAGGGGTAATAATGGCGGGTTTTTTATTAAAGGGAGTAGAAAGAAAGCCATTTAAATCCTTTGACATAATAGGATTTCTATCTTCTACAATTGGAATAGTTAGTATATTGTATGTTCTTGGAGAAGGATCTTCAATTGATTGGGGAAAAATACAAAATCCGATGTTAATGACTCTTGGATGTTTAAGCCTTGTATTATTTGTGGTAAATGAACTTACTCATCCTGATCCGCTGTTAGATTTGAGAGTTCTTAAGCTATTTGATTTTAGTCTAAGTTTAATTATAAGCAGCATTTTAACATTAGCACTTATGGGAGGAGCTTATATTTTACCGCTGTTTTTACAAAATGTAAGAGGTTACACAGCAATGCAGACAGGTCTTATTATGCTGCCTTCTGCTCTAGTGGTTGGTGTTATGATGCCCATAAGTGGTAATGCGTTTGATAAGATTGGAGCAAAGCCTCTTGTAATACCTGGACTTATAATATTAGCTATAAGTTCTTATGAACTGGCAAATGCTATAAGTATGGATTCAAGTAAATCGCATATAATATTTATTACCTGCATGAGATCAGTAGGACTGGGAATTGCCATGATGCCAATTAGTACTGCAGGAATGAATGCTGTGGAAACAAAATTAGTTGGAAGGGCATCAGCACTTAATAATACTATAAGACAAATATCAAGTTCACTTAGCATAACTATAATGTCTACTATTATGCAATCAAGGGCAGATTATAACTATTTAAAACTAGCAGAACAAATAAATGTGTACAACAAAACATCTAATGATACAATAAGTACTTTAACTAAAGTATTTATGCATTCGGGTTTATCCCAAAGTGATGCTAAAGTTTATTCAGTATCGCAGCTTGTCAAAATGATACAAGGTCAAGCTACTTTAGATGGTATGTCGTATGCCGTTATGGTAACAGTTGTCATAGTATTTGCAGCTATAATTTTAACTTTGTTTATGAGAACAAGAAAATAA
- a CDS encoding HlyD family secretion protein: protein MKKTIIVCLILATMLSGCSATNNGSTDNKSQTTENNQQQTKNQYIMAGKIQANDQANVSSKISGKVSEISVDVGSNVNQGDVIAKMDTQDLQAQVDQAQAAVNTAKANLANVMNSTRPEQIEQAQATLDSATESYKVAQKNYDRTKTLVDAGAQTQQQLEVAEQQRVAAESQQKSAQEQLDMLKNGATETSIDVYKAQVGQAEAALKTAQTALSNTTITSPISGVVNAKNINVGEIASAGSPIVSISNLDGLYVNAYAPSDIVSQLKEDQDVVVKVSEVDGVEFNGKIEFINSKLNSQSTNILVKISLSDPNSQLKPGMFAEIGLKE, encoded by the coding sequence ATGAAAAAAACTATTATAGTTTGTTTGATTTTAGCGACTATGTTAAGTGGATGTAGTGCTACAAATAATGGTAGTACAGATAATAAGTCGCAAACAACTGAAAATAATCAACAACAAACTAAAAATCAATACATAATGGCTGGGAAGATTCAAGCAAATGATCAAGCTAACGTATCTTCAAAGATTTCTGGAAAGGTTTCAGAAATATCTGTTGACGTTGGATCAAATGTAAATCAGGGAGATGTTATTGCTAAAATGGATACACAGGATTTGCAGGCTCAGGTAGATCAAGCACAAGCCGCTGTTAATACAGCAAAAGCAAATTTAGCAAATGTTATGAATAGTACACGTCCTGAACAAATAGAACAAGCGCAGGCAACTCTAGATAGTGCAACTGAAAGCTATAAAGTTGCACAAAAGAATTATGATCGTACAAAAACTTTAGTTGATGCAGGTGCACAAACACAACAGCAACTAGAAGTAGCTGAACAACAACGTGTAGCAGCAGAATCGCAACAAAAATCAGCGCAAGAACAATTAGATATGTTAAAGAATGGAGCAACAGAAACTAGTATAGATGTTTATAAAGCACAAGTTGGACAAGCCGAAGCAGCATTAAAAACAGCTCAAACAGCTTTAAGCAATACAACTATTACATCTCCAATTTCAGGAGTAGTAAATGCAAAAAACATAAATGTAGGTGAGATTGCATCAGCAGGTTCACCAATTGTTTCAATATCGAATTTGGATGGTTTATATGTAAATGCTTATGCACCATCAGATATTGTGAGTCAACTTAAGGAAGACCAGGATGTAGTTGTTAAAGTATCTGAAGTGGATGGTGTTGAATTTAATGGAAAGATAGAATTTATAAATTCAAAGTTAAATTCTCAAAGTACGAATATTTTGGTTAAAATAAGCTTATCAGATCCAAATTCACAACTTAAACCAGGTATGTTTGCTGAAATAGGATTAAAGGAATAA
- a CDS encoding ABC transporter permease, which translates to MEFSMTRVNALIKKEIKDLSKNMNIVMMCAFPIIFCIIYLKLFEGNTSNVEIDKVQILLLCININFLLVSCFSIVAMIAEEKEKNTLRNLILSGVTPLEFLIGKMITILLVSVIIDIIMFFIVGIDIQYLWKYVILTTLVVVSMIEIGAILGIIAQNQLSANIIAMPVMMFFLFIATYAKFNESIEKIAVFLPNYNINIILDKIFKGSNISIEHAYGIFVILIWIVISGVAFAYVYKKRRLDN; encoded by the coding sequence ATGGAATTTTCAATGACAAGAGTAAATGCATTAATTAAAAAAGAAATAAAAGATTTGAGTAAAAATATGAATATTGTAATGATGTGTGCATTTCCAATTATATTTTGTATTATTTACTTAAAGTTATTTGAAGGAAATACATCGAATGTTGAGATTGATAAAGTGCAGATATTGCTTTTATGTATAAATATAAATTTTTTATTAGTATCTTGTTTTAGTATAGTTGCAATGATTGCTGAAGAAAAAGAGAAAAACACTCTTAGAAATCTTATACTTTCAGGGGTAACACCTTTAGAATTTTTAATTGGAAAGATGATTACTATACTTTTAGTATCAGTAATCATAGATATAATAATGTTTTTTATTGTTGGAATAGATATTCAATATTTGTGGAAATATGTAATTCTAACTACTTTGGTAGTTGTTAGTATGATAGAGATTGGTGCTATATTAGGAATAATTGCTCAAAATCAATTGTCAGCGAATATAATAGCTATGCCTGTTATGATGTTCTTTTTGTTTATAGCAACGTATGCAAAATTTAATGAAAGTATAGAAAAAATAGCAGTATTTTTGCCTAATTATAATATTAATATTATATTAGATAAGATATTTAAAGGTTCCAATATAAGTATTGAACATGCATATGGTATTTTTGTAATTTTAATTTGGATAGTAATTTCTGGAGTTGCTTTTGCTTATGTATATAAGAAAAGGAGATTAGATAATTAG
- a CDS encoding HlyD family secretion protein yields the protein MNAKRKILIIGILVTIVVALGSIGFYYWYENTYYVSTEDAKVSADLVNVNPQIQGKLLELNVDEGDKVTKNEILARQEMNSLPDTSVEQSLIRSPINGIVVKKQGTVGELAASSQTLFTLIDPDKLYITANIEETKIGKIRVGENVDITIDEYDSQKFSGKIKSIGEVSNSALSLLPSSTSGTFTKVVQRVPIKIQLDDFNNKILPGTNAVVKIHVK from the coding sequence ATGAATGCAAAGCGTAAAATATTGATTATTGGAATTTTAGTTACAATTGTGGTAGCATTGGGGAGCATAGGATTTTATTATTGGTATGAAAATACATATTATGTTTCAACTGAAGATGCAAAAGTAAGTGCGGATTTAGTTAACGTAAATCCACAAATTCAAGGAAAATTATTAGAACTAAATGTAGATGAAGGTGATAAAGTTACAAAAAATGAGATCTTAGCACGTCAGGAAATGAATAGCCTTCCAGATACAAGTGTAGAACAGTCATTAATAAGATCTCCTATTAATGGTATAGTTGTAAAGAAACAAGGTACAGTTGGAGAGCTTGCAGCATCAAGTCAAACTTTATTTACTTTAATAGATCCTGATAAACTTTATATAACAGCCAATATAGAAGAAACAAAGATTGGAAAGATAAGGGTTGGAGAAAATGTTGATATTACTATAGATGAGTATGATTCACAAAAGTTTAGTGGAAAGATTAAATCAATAGGAGAAGTAAGTAATTCCGCTTTATCACTTTTACCATCATCAACTAGTGGTACATTTACTAAAGTAGTTCAAAGAGTACCTATAAAAATTCAACTTGATGATTTTAACAATAAGATACTTCCAGGAACTAATGCAGTTGTTAAAATTCATGTTAAGTAA
- a CDS encoding flagellar motor protein MotB yields MAKKKQHHEEHVDEAWLLPYSDMLTLLLALFIVMFAMGQTDKAKLQQMSKQFNIIFAGGSSFMNNDGNSVVPMEETSEGTGKSDSENEEDKMTQIEKQLNDEISKENYSDKIKVELNNDGLDIAIQDIVLFNSGEADVLQNVNPLLTKISGMLQGLDNEIKVVGHTDNVPISNSKFRSNWDLSAMRAINVMNFMVSSGGISQEKVSIQAYGDQKPKYDNSTEEGRAKNRRVEIFVERKYPPKTEQTNK; encoded by the coding sequence ATGGCTAAAAAAAAGCAGCATCATGAAGAGCACGTTGATGAAGCATGGCTTCTTCCGTATTCAGATATGTTAACTCTTTTGTTAGCACTTTTTATTGTTATGTTCGCTATGGGACAAACTGATAAAGCAAAGCTTCAACAGATGAGTAAACAGTTTAATATTATTTTTGCTGGTGGTTCATCTTTTATGAATAATGATGGAAATTCGGTAGTTCCAATGGAAGAAACTTCAGAAGGAACAGGTAAGAGTGATTCTGAGAATGAAGAAGATAAAATGACTCAAATTGAGAAACAGTTAAATGATGAAATTTCAAAAGAAAACTATTCAGATAAAATTAAAGTTGAACTTAATAATGATGGTTTAGATATTGCAATACAAGATATTGTACTTTTTAATTCTGGTGAGGCGGATGTATTACAAAATGTAAATCCGTTATTAACAAAAATTTCTGGAATGTTACAAGGATTGGATAACGAAATAAAGGTTGTAGGACATACTGATAATGTCCCTATAAGTAATTCGAAATTCCGTTCTAATTGGGACTTAAGTGCAATGCGTGCAATAAATGTAATGAATTTTATGGTTAGCTCAGGAGGAATTAGTCAGGAAAAAGTATCAATTCAAGCTTATGGAGATCAAAAGCCTAAGTATGATAATTCAACAGAAGAAGGAAGAGCAAAAAATAGAAGAGTAGAGATTTTTGTTGAACGTAAGTATCCACCTAAAACGGAACAAACTAATAAATAA
- a CDS encoding ABC transporter ATP-binding protein: MKTEGGFKLQNIAFMKNVTKEFQGNKVLKNLTFSIEKGEIFGFLGPSGAGKTTIIKLLTSQLVADSGEIKVFGKDVNEHKKDVFKYFGILSDNSGVYDRLSVLDNLMLFAEINGVPKNNVLEILEKIGLSEAIKKEAKKLSKGMKQRLMIARAVIHRPKLLFLDEPTSSLDPGSTLEIHKLLRKLNEEGTTIFLTTHNMEEADKLCDRIAFLNFGEIVDIGSPQTLKLKYVNDDIKVILKGSDKEILLKNNIEGAQKIKDWMEQGRLLTIHSMEPSLEKIFLKITGREL; the protein is encoded by the coding sequence ATGAAAACAGAAGGAGGTTTTAAATTGCAGAATATAGCTTTTATGAAAAATGTTACAAAGGAATTTCAAGGAAACAAAGTTTTGAAAAATTTAACTTTCAGTATTGAAAAAGGTGAAATTTTTGGATTCTTAGGTCCAAGTGGAGCAGGAAAAACAACTATAATTAAATTGTTGACATCTCAATTAGTAGCAGATAGTGGTGAGATTAAAGTATTTGGAAAAGATGTGAATGAACATAAAAAAGATGTTTTTAAATATTTCGGAATACTATCTGATAATAGTGGAGTATATGATAGATTATCAGTTCTAGATAATTTAATGTTGTTTGCTGAGATAAATGGTGTTCCTAAAAATAATGTTTTGGAAATATTAGAAAAGATAGGATTAAGTGAAGCGATAAAAAAGGAAGCTAAAAAGCTTTCAAAGGGTATGAAGCAAAGACTCATGATAGCAAGAGCAGTAATTCATAGACCTAAGTTATTGTTTTTAGATGAACCTACTTCATCTTTAGATCCAGGATCAACGTTAGAAATTCATAAACTTCTTAGAAAACTTAATGAGGAAGGAACTACAATATTTTTAACAACTCATAATATGGAGGAAGCAGATAAGCTTTGTGATAGGATAGCTTTTTTAAATTTTGGTGAAATAGTCGATATAGGAAGTCCGCAAACTTTGAAGTTAAAATATGTAAATGATGATATAAAGGTAATCTTAAAGGGTTCAGATAAAGAAATTTTACTTAAAAATAATATAGAAGGTGCTCAAAAAATTAAAGATTGGATGGAGCAAGGACGTCTGCTTACAATTCATTCTATGGAGCCAAGTTTAGAAAAAATATTCTTAAAAATTACGGGGAGAGAGTTATAA
- a CDS encoding MarR family winged helix-turn-helix transcriptional regulator, translating to MNFRKELSSANNELVQKQSDEIIEAFKNIKKALRCKFEKIAKQYGFTEPQLSVIFHLYNTPSITLNELSEHMMLSKSTVSGIVDRLAKQGVVTREIPEDNRRIVKLSISEEFRKNNDICTMKKIVLSDLITNSIRKMDSEDVEKIICGLKKFSLLLNDNDEEQL from the coding sequence GTGAATTTTCGGAAAGAGTTGTCCAGTGCAAATAATGAATTAGTTCAAAAACAATCAGATGAGATAATTGAAGCATTTAAAAATATAAAAAAGGCTCTTAGATGTAAATTTGAAAAGATTGCAAAACAATATGGATTTACAGAACCTCAGCTTTCAGTGATCTTCCATCTATATAACACTCCGTCAATAACACTTAATGAATTAAGTGAACATATGATGTTAAGCAAAAGTACAGTTTCAGGAATAGTTGATCGTTTAGCTAAACAAGGAGTTGTAACTAGAGAAATACCTGAAGATAATCGTAGGATTGTAAAGCTATCAATTTCCGAAGAATTTAGAAAAAACAATGATATATGCACTATGAAAAAAATAGTCCTTTCTGATTTAATAACTAACTCCATAAGGAAAATGGATTCGGAAGATGTGGAAAAAATAATTTGCGGATTGAAAAAATTTAGCTTGTTATTAAATGACAATGATGAAGAACAACTTTAG
- a CDS encoding methyl-accepting chemotaxis protein encodes MWKKLSFKMKLLTSILPTVIVGMLVLSCTAFYQFRETIKNEIISSRIETTNELSENINTWLEGKLLEVRNSANTPTAKLIQSDIDAVDKFNSDRIKTLEKNYPGEYDNASATLFNNDGISRAQYSNGNFVAGNVSEKMWYKDLMSGVPYEISNPVVSKGTGKTLVIIGVPIKNTYDQSIGTMISAVNLSYIQDKVKDFKFGQKGYSLLVSKDGTILVHPDESLVMKNKISDVDDSNVQSLGKDMLNNESGVVRFTSGKDNFIAFYNKIPLSGWSVASVISEDELFASSQKLMSTLLIITMLIVLIIGGIVVVLARKITAPLIKLSHFSEEIASGNLTSELQIDTDDEIGKVGKSLNNTALKLKEMIGAIRHSANEVDSLSDNLIVATEESLKGTDEVSQSMQEIATGAVSQAESASKASIITNELVDDIDKVSKKCDRMITVVEESKKVSTLGASGVKDAVSSIQNIAITNSYNVKEAKNLLEKSKEIGQIVYVIGDIAEQTNLLALNAAIEAARAGEQGKGFAVVAEEVRELAEQSSASSMKIAELINGVQQQIENIAEKMDEGTNDVKHGVDLATQVGKNFKNIENVLGEINLIVSEVSRASNEMTGKANITNEVISNVASITEENSAATEEVTAANEEQTAYMHQIGETTNKLEELVGNLKNTVDKFKI; translated from the coding sequence ATGTGGAAAAAATTATCTTTTAAAATGAAATTACTAACGAGTATTTTGCCCACAGTAATAGTTGGAATGTTGGTTTTAAGCTGTACAGCGTTTTACCAATTTAGAGAAACTATTAAAAATGAGATAATTAGTAGTAGGATAGAGACAACCAATGAATTATCCGAAAATATTAATACTTGGTTAGAAGGCAAACTTTTAGAGGTAAGGAATTCCGCTAATACTCCAACAGCTAAATTAATACAATCTGACATTGATGCTGTTGATAAATTTAATTCAGATAGAATTAAGACTTTAGAAAAGAATTATCCAGGAGAGTATGATAATGCTTCAGCTACATTATTTAATAATGATGGTATATCTAGAGCACAATATTCAAATGGAAATTTTGTGGCGGGGAATGTTTCCGAAAAAATGTGGTATAAAGATTTAATGAGTGGAGTACCTTACGAAATATCAAATCCAGTAGTATCAAAGGGAACAGGTAAAACATTAGTGATTATTGGCGTGCCTATTAAAAACACATATGATCAATCAATAGGTACAATGATATCTGCTGTAAATCTTTCGTATATACAAGATAAAGTTAAGGATTTTAAATTTGGACAAAAGGGGTACAGTTTATTAGTTTCAAAAGATGGAACTATTCTTGTACATCCAGATGAATCATTAGTAATGAAAAATAAAATATCAGATGTAGATGATTCAAATGTTCAGAGCTTGGGCAAAGATATGCTTAATAATGAATCTGGTGTAGTAAGATTTACTTCAGGAAAAGATAATTTTATTGCATTTTACAATAAAATTCCGTTATCAGGATGGAGTGTAGCGAGCGTAATATCAGAAGATGAGTTATTTGCTTCTTCTCAAAAATTGATGAGTACATTACTTATAATTACAATGTTAATTGTATTGATAATAGGAGGAATTGTTGTTGTATTAGCAAGAAAAATAACAGCTCCATTGATTAAGTTATCTCATTTTTCGGAGGAAATTGCATCTGGTAATCTTACAAGTGAATTACAGATTGACACAGATGATGAAATAGGAAAAGTAGGAAAAAGTTTAAATAATACAGCACTTAAGCTTAAAGAAATGATAGGTGCAATACGTCATTCTGCTAATGAAGTCGATTCATTATCGGATAATTTAATTGTAGCTACAGAGGAATCATTAAAAGGTACTGATGAGGTTTCTCAAAGTATGCAGGAAATAGCTACAGGCGCTGTTTCACAAGCAGAAAGTGCAAGTAAGGCATCAATTATAACGAACGAATTAGTTGATGATATAGATAAAGTTTCAAAAAAATGTGATAGAATGATAACTGTAGTTGAAGAATCTAAAAAGGTGAGTACATTAGGTGCAAGCGGTGTTAAGGATGCTGTAAGTAGTATACAAAATATAGCGATAACAAATAGCTATAATGTTAAAGAAGCGAAAAACTTATTAGAAAAATCAAAAGAGATTGGGCAAATAGTATATGTAATAGGTGATATAGCGGAGCAGACTAATTTATTAGCGCTTAATGCTGCTATTGAAGCTGCTAGAGCAGGAGAACAAGGAAAAGGATTTGCTGTAGTGGCAGAGGAAGTTAGAGAGTTAGCTGAACAATCGAGTGCATCATCAATGAAGATAGCAGAACTTATAAATGGAGTTCAACAACAAATTGAAAACATAGCTGAAAAAATGGACGAAGGCACAAATGATGTAAAACATGGTGTTGATTTAGCAACTCAAGTAGGTAAAAATTTTAAGAATATAGAGAATGTTTTAGGAGAGATAAATTTGATTGTATCTGAAGTGTCAAGAGCATCAAATGAAATGACAGGTAAAGCTAATATTACAAATGAAGTTATAAGTAATGTAGCATCTATAACTGAGGAAAATTCAGCAGCGACTGAGGAAGTAACTGCTGCAAATGAAGAGCAGACGGCTTATATGCATCAAATTGGAGAAACAACAAATAAGTTGGAAGAGCTAGTTGGAAATCTAAAAAATACAGTTGATAAGTTCAAAATATAA
- a CDS encoding DUF6143 family protein, whose amino-acid sequence MECINNSIILPNPITQIASMPYALYLSLQGKYFVGNTGNLVFDNGKKAWGGLINPRHSGVNLHLYVWTVTNYGDSPIKAQIWFNSIPRGCPTKSNLVTPVNTALCPLPKPKAKLIKENNVTKYPQDGVNAFNRIAPPDSTIAEEEDGKFIFPPGGSFIILLSNLETPNKPAKGNIALGWWEEPVNNSDKIIY is encoded by the coding sequence ATGGAATGCATTAACAATTCAATTATTTTACCAAATCCTATAACCCAAATAGCTAGTATGCCTTATGCTTTATATCTTTCACTACAAGGAAAATATTTTGTAGGCAATACTGGCAATCTCGTGTTTGATAATGGCAAAAAAGCTTGGGGCGGACTAATAAATCCTCGCCATTCTGGAGTTAATCTTCATCTTTATGTTTGGACTGTTACTAATTACGGTGACTCACCAATAAAAGCGCAGATATGGTTTAATTCAATCCCACGCGGTTGTCCAACAAAATCTAATTTAGTAACTCCAGTAAATACTGCTCTGTGCCCATTACCTAAGCCAAAAGCAAAATTAATTAAAGAAAATAATGTTACTAAATATCCTCAAGACGGAGTTAATGCCTTTAATAGAATAGCCCCACCTGACTCTACAATTGCAGAAGAAGAAGATGGAAAATTTATTTTTCCCCCTGGTGGTTCATTTATTATTTTGTTATCTAACCTTGAAACACCAAACAAACCTGCAAAAGGCAATATTGCACTTGGCTGGTGGGAAGAACCTGTAAATAATTCGGATAAAATAATTTACTAA